From a single Bacteroidales bacterium genomic region:
- the rpoB gene encoding DNA-directed RNA polymerase subunit beta → MANIVSDRINFASTKIKVDYPDFLDIQLKSFQEFFQLETNPENRSNEGLFKVFSENFPITDARNNFVLEFLDYFVDPPRYSMDECVYRGLTYNVPLKAKLKLYCTDPDHEDFETIIQDVYLGMIPYMTPKGTFIVNGAERVIVSQLHRSPGVFFGQHRHANGTQLYSARIIPFKGSWMEFSTDINNVMYAYIDRKKKLPVTTLLRAIGFESDKDILEIFDLAQEVKVSKTGLKKVVGRRLAARVVRKWIEDFVDEDTGEVVSIERTDVLIEREVELEKEHIELILDAGIKTIFLHRDDISSRDYAIIFNTLNKDTANNEKEAVEYIYRQLRNAEPPDEETARGIIDKLFFSDSRYDLGEVGRYRINKKLNQETSLDVRVLTKEDIILIIKHLIQLVNSKTEVDDIDHLSNRRVRTVGEQLYQQFGVGLSRMARTIRERMNVRDNEVFTPTDLINAKTLSSVINSFFGTNQLSQFMDQTNPLSEITHKRRVSALGPGGLSRERAGFEVRDVHYTHYGRLCTIETPEGPNIGLISSLCVYAKINKLGFIETPYLEVKEGQAQIQVDPIYLSAEEEENKIICQATTLMEDDGTFVNSRVKARSLADYPILEKEKIDLIDIAPNQIASIAASLIPFLEHDDANRALMGSNMMRQAVPLLNSQAPVVGTGIEASVARDSRVLINAEGEGVVEYVDARKITIRYSRDNNEQLVSFDDDLKTYKLSKFLRTNQNTSVNLRPLVRKGDKVVKGQVLCEGYGTKNGELALGRNLMVAFMPWKGYNFEDAIVISEKVVKEDLFTSVHIEEFSLDVRETKRGLEELTSDIPNISAEATKDLDENGIIRIGAEISAGDILIGKITPKGESDPTPEEKLLRAIFGDKAGDVKDASLKAPPSLIGVVVDKKLFTRNMKDRRAKSKDKEIIQELEEDFNKDVAELKSKLVDKLTVLVSGKTSQGVFDGYKEVHIPKKTKFTQKLLTGLDFLTINPNGWTTDANKNNMIKEVINNYTLKYKERLGDLNRKKVQATIGDELPTGIVKMAKVYVAKKRKLKVGDKMAGRHGNKGIVSRIVREEDMPFLADGTPVDIVLNPLGVPSRMNLGQIYETVLGWAGIKLGKKFATPIFDGATLEQINDFTREAGLPENGSVHLYDGGTGERFDQPATVGYIYMLKLHHMVDDKMHARSIGPYSLITQQPLGGKAQFGGQRFGEMEVWALEAFGAANILQEILTVKSDDVVGRAKAYEAIVKGDSMPKPGIPESFNVLIHELKGLGLSINFD, encoded by the coding sequence ATGATCCCTTACATGACTCCTAAAGGTACTTTCATTGTGAACGGTGCTGAGCGTGTAATTGTATCTCAGTTACATCGTTCGCCTGGTGTTTTCTTTGGACAACATCGCCACGCAAATGGTACTCAATTGTATTCGGCCAGAATTATTCCTTTCAAAGGATCTTGGATGGAATTTTCTACGGACATAAATAATGTGATGTATGCTTACATCGATAGGAAGAAAAAACTTCCTGTAACAACACTTTTAAGAGCCATTGGCTTTGAAAGTGACAAAGATATTTTAGAAATATTTGATCTTGCACAAGAGGTTAAAGTTTCTAAAACAGGTTTGAAAAAAGTTGTCGGGCGCAGATTAGCTGCACGTGTAGTGCGCAAATGGATTGAAGACTTTGTAGATGAAGATACCGGAGAGGTTGTTTCTATTGAAAGAACCGATGTACTTATCGAAAGAGAAGTAGAATTAGAGAAAGAACATATCGAGTTAATACTTGATGCAGGTATTAAGACTATATTCTTGCATAGAGATGATATTAGCAGTAGAGATTATGCAATAATCTTCAATACATTAAATAAAGATACTGCAAATAACGAAAAAGAGGCTGTAGAATATATTTATCGCCAATTACGAAATGCAGAACCACCTGATGAGGAAACTGCTCGTGGTATTATTGACAAATTGTTCTTCTCGGATTCTCGCTACGATTTAGGTGAAGTAGGTCGTTATCGTATTAACAAAAAATTAAATCAAGAAACTAGTCTTGATGTTAGGGTTTTAACAAAAGAGGACATTATTTTAATAATAAAACACCTTATACAATTAGTTAATTCAAAAACAGAAGTTGATGATATTGATCACTTAAGTAATAGACGTGTAAGAACTGTCGGAGAACAACTTTACCAGCAGTTTGGTGTAGGTTTATCCCGTATGGCACGTACTATTCGTGAGCGTATGAACGTAAGAGATAATGAGGTGTTTACCCCAACAGATTTGATTAATGCTAAAACATTATCTTCGGTAATTAATTCTTTCTTTGGAACTAATCAGTTATCACAGTTTATGGATCAGACAAATCCTTTGTCTGAAATTACACATAAACGTCGTGTTTCTGCCTTAGGTCCTGGAGGTTTATCTCGTGAGAGAGCGGGCTTTGAGGTTCGAGACGTTCACTATACGCACTATGGTCGTTTGTGTACTATTGAAACTCCTGAAGGTCCGAATATTGGTCTTATTTCTTCACTTTGTGTTTATGCTAAGATCAATAAATTAGGATTTATTGAAACTCCATATTTAGAAGTAAAAGAAGGACAGGCACAAATACAAGTTGATCCTATTTATCTTAGTGCCGAAGAAGAGGAGAATAAAATTATCTGTCAGGCTACCACACTTATGGAAGATGATGGTACATTTGTTAATTCTCGAGTAAAAGCTAGATCTTTAGCAGATTATCCAATTCTTGAAAAAGAAAAGATTGACTTAATAGATATAGCACCTAATCAGATTGCTTCTATTGCTGCATCTCTAATTCCATTTCTTGAGCATGACGATGCTAACCGTGCTTTGATGGGATCAAATATGATGCGTCAGGCAGTTCCCTTATTGAATTCTCAAGCTCCTGTTGTTGGTACAGGTATCGAAGCTTCTGTTGCTCGCGATAGCCGTGTATTGATTAATGCAGAAGGTGAAGGAGTTGTAGAATATGTTGATGCTCGTAAAATTACTATCCGCTATTCGCGCGATAATAATGAGCAATTAGTGAGTTTCGATGATGATTTGAAGACATATAAATTATCAAAATTCTTAAGAACTAATCAAAATACAAGCGTTAATCTTCGTCCTCTTGTTCGCAAAGGCGATAAGGTTGTTAAAGGACAAGTTCTTTGTGAAGGATATGGTACTAAGAATGGTGAACTTGCTTTAGGAAGAAATTTAATGGTTGCTTTTATGCCTTGGAAAGGGTATAACTTTGAGGATGCTATTGTAATTTCTGAAAAAGTAGTGAAAGAAGATCTTTTTACTTCTGTTCATATTGAAGAATTTTCTTTAGATGTTCGTGAAACAAAGCGTGGTCTTGAAGAATTAACCAGCGACATTCCTAATATCAGTGCCGAAGCAACTAAAGATTTAGATGAAAACGGTATTATCCGTATTGGTGCAGAAATTAGTGCCGGTGATATTTTAATTGGTAAGATTACTCCTAAAGGAGAAAGCGATCCAACTCCGGAAGAAAAACTTTTACGTGCTATTTTTGGCGATAAAGCCGGTGATGTTAAAGATGCGTCTTTAAAAGCACCTCCTTCATTAATTGGTGTTGTAGTTGATAAAAAACTCTTCACTAGAAATATGAAAGATCGTCGCGCTAAGAGTAAGGATAAAGAAATTATCCAAGAACTTGAAGAAGATTTTAATAAAGATGTAGCCGAATTAAAATCAAAACTTGTTGATAAATTGACTGTTTTGGTTAGCGGTAAAACGTCTCAAGGTGTTTTCGATGGCTATAAAGAAGTTCATATTCCTAAAAAAACCAAGTTTACACAAAAACTGTTAACAGGTTTGGATTTCTTAACAATCAATCCTAACGGATGGACTACAGATGCCAACAAAAACAATATGATTAAAGAGGTAATTAATAATTACACTTTAAAATATAAAGAAAGACTTGGCGATCTTAATCGTAAAAAAGTTCAGGCAACTATTGGTGATGAATTGCCAACGGGTATTGTAAAAATGGCTAAAGTTTATGTTGCTAAAAAACGTAAACTTAAAGTAGGTGATAAAATGGCTGGTCGCCACGGTAACAAAGGTATTGTTTCGCGTATTGTTCGTGAAGAAGATATGCCTTTCTTAGCTGATGGTACACCGGTTGATATTGTACTTAACCCATTGGGTGTACCTTCTCGTATGAACCTTGGTCAGATTTACGAAACTGTTTTAGGATGGGCAGGAATTAAATTGGGCAAAAAATTTGCTACTCCAATTTTTGATGGTGCAACACTTGAGCAAATAAACGATTTTACTCGTGAAGCCGGATTACCTGAAAATGGTAGTGTTCATCTTTATGATGGTGGTACAGGCGAGCGTTTTGATCAACCTGCTACTGTAGGTTATATCTACATGCTTAAACTACATCATATGGTTGATGATAAGATGCATGCTCGTTCTATAGGTCCTTATTCATTAATTACGCAACAGCCTCTTGGAGGTAAAGCCCAGTTTGGTGGTCAGCGTTTTGGTGAAATGGAAGTTTGGGCTCTCGAAGCATTTGGAGCAGCAAATATCCTTCAGGAAATCTTAACCGTTAAATCGGACGATGTTGTTGGTCGTGCAAAAGCTTATGAAGCTATTGTAAAAGGCGACAGCATGCCTAAACCAGGAATACCCGAATCTTTCAATGTGTTAATACACGAATTGAAAGGTCTTGGATTAAGCATCAATTTTGATTAA